From one Leifsonia soli genomic stretch:
- a CDS encoding thiamine pyrophosphate-dependent enzyme encodes MTMTTTERAAAARPDDAALLRRLYRTMATVRRLDLDGVAMQRQGIIPGYAPMRGQEAAQVGSAAALDLTRDFAFPTYRELGVAVAMGVDPVAYLASHQGAWHGGLWDAAAARLAPINAVVGGAVTHAVGWALGAKLDRTGGVAIAYFGDGASSQGDIHEAMNTAGVSQLPVVFFCQNNGWAISVPTEQQVAGGSVAARGAGYGMPGVRVDGNDVLAVYDATAEALERARTGGGPTVIEAMTYRMGPHSTSDDPGRYRTLDEEQSWLARDPLALCEQQLRQTGTVGDEFFAEVADTAGALADRVRDDVAALGGRPAEEMFDFVFSDPPAALLGQRRAWEESRLG; translated from the coding sequence ATGACCATGACCACCACCGAGCGCGCCGCCGCGGCGCGCCCCGACGACGCGGCGCTGCTCCGGCGGCTGTACCGGACGATGGCGACCGTCCGGCGCCTCGACCTCGACGGGGTCGCGATGCAGCGCCAGGGCATCATCCCCGGCTACGCGCCGATGCGCGGTCAGGAGGCCGCCCAGGTCGGCAGTGCCGCCGCGCTCGACCTCACCCGCGACTTCGCCTTCCCGACCTACCGCGAGCTCGGCGTCGCCGTGGCCATGGGCGTCGACCCCGTCGCCTACCTGGCCTCCCACCAGGGCGCCTGGCACGGCGGGCTCTGGGATGCGGCGGCCGCACGCCTCGCTCCGATCAACGCCGTCGTCGGCGGCGCCGTCACCCACGCCGTCGGCTGGGCACTCGGCGCGAAGCTCGACCGCACCGGGGGAGTGGCCATCGCCTACTTCGGCGACGGCGCCAGCTCGCAGGGCGACATCCACGAGGCCATGAACACCGCGGGCGTCTCGCAGCTCCCCGTCGTGTTCTTCTGCCAGAACAACGGCTGGGCCATCTCCGTGCCGACCGAGCAGCAGGTCGCGGGCGGATCCGTCGCGGCGCGCGGCGCCGGGTACGGCATGCCGGGCGTGCGCGTCGACGGCAACGACGTCCTCGCCGTCTACGACGCGACCGCCGAGGCTCTGGAGCGCGCGCGCACCGGCGGGGGTCCGACCGTCATCGAGGCGATGACGTACCGCATGGGCCCGCACTCCACCTCCGACGACCCAGGCCGCTACCGCACCCTCGACGAGGAGCAGAGCTGGCTCGCCCGCGACCCGCTCGCCCTGTGCGAGCAGCAGCTCCGCCAGACCGGGACGGTCGGAGACGAGTTCTTCGCCGAGGTCGCCGACACGGCCGGCGCCCTGGCCGATCGCGTGCGCGACGACGTCGCCGCCCTGGGCGGACGCCCGGCGGAGGAGATGTTCGACTTCGTCTTCTCGGACCCGCCTGCGGCCCTGCTCGGGCAGCGGCGCGCGTGGGAGGAGTCACGCCTTGGCTGA
- a CDS encoding alpha-ketoacid dehydrogenase subunit beta: protein MQRALNRALDDALAADDRTLVFGEDVGTLGGVFRVTDGLKAKYGADRVFDTTLAESGIMGMAVGLAMAGWRPVPEIQFDGFSYPAVDQIVNQVARMHYRSRGAFGMPITLRLPSFGGIRAPEHHGESLEALFAHVPGLKVAAPSTPAEAYTLLRQSIDDPDPVIFLEPKSRYWHKDTVSLDEPEECLPVGTSRVVRTGTHVTLVAWGAMVARCLQAAELGAEDGVEIEVVDLRWLKPIDADGLAASVARTRRAVVVHEAPLTAGLGAEVSALITERCFDDLKAPVQRVTGWDVPYPSPVLEDEYLPSIDRILDAVQKTLEYRRG from the coding sequence ATGCAGCGGGCGCTCAACCGCGCCCTCGACGACGCGCTCGCCGCAGACGACCGCACCCTCGTGTTCGGCGAGGATGTCGGAACGCTCGGCGGCGTCTTCCGGGTGACGGACGGCCTGAAGGCCAAGTACGGCGCCGACCGCGTCTTCGACACCACGCTCGCCGAGTCCGGGATCATGGGCATGGCGGTCGGGCTCGCCATGGCCGGATGGCGCCCGGTGCCGGAGATCCAGTTCGACGGCTTCTCGTATCCCGCCGTCGATCAGATCGTCAACCAGGTGGCGCGCATGCACTACCGCAGCCGCGGCGCCTTCGGGATGCCGATCACGCTGCGCCTGCCCAGCTTCGGCGGCATCCGTGCACCGGAGCACCACGGCGAGAGCCTGGAGGCGCTGTTCGCGCACGTGCCCGGCCTGAAGGTGGCGGCGCCGTCGACGCCCGCCGAGGCGTACACGCTGCTGCGGCAGTCGATCGACGACCCGGACCCCGTCATCTTCCTCGAGCCGAAGTCGCGCTACTGGCACAAGGACACCGTCTCGCTCGACGAGCCGGAGGAGTGCCTCCCGGTCGGGACCTCGCGCGTGGTCCGCACCGGCACGCACGTCACCCTGGTCGCCTGGGGCGCCATGGTCGCGCGCTGCCTGCAGGCGGCCGAGCTCGGCGCGGAGGACGGCGTGGAGATCGAGGTCGTCGACCTGCGCTGGCTGAAGCCCATCGACGCCGACGGGCTCGCCGCCTCGGTCGCGCGGACGCGCCGAGCCGTCGTCGTGCACGAGGCGCCGCTGACCGCCGGCCTCGGCGCCGAGGTGAGCGCCCTCATCACCGAGCGCTGTTTCGACGACCTGAAGGCGCCCGTCCAGCGCGTCACCGGATGGGACGTGCCGTACCCGTCGCCGGTGCTGGAGGATGAGTACCTGCCGTCCATCG
- a CDS encoding MMPL family transporter yields the protein MSKEAPDRTAAPRVPARWLRIVVPTVLVLIWLVLAGIGGPTFGKLSGVSSNDQAAFLPASAESTEVQDWQKRFTDSGSIPAIVVVEADESIPKSELGTTYADLGAKLGAVDGVEAPPEGQTTSVAGPIPSEDGRAVEYIVPISDSDELKTVVADLRAAADDAVPDGARVWVTGPAGLTADLVNAFGGIDGILLLVAVAAVFLILLLVYRALLLPFLVLLTSVFALCAAILIVYLFALWGWIKLSGQSQGILSILVIGAATDYSLLLVSRYREALEVEESRWVAILRAWKASFEPIVASGATVILALLCLLFSDLNSNKSLGPIAAIGIVFSLFSALTLLPALLAVFGRSAFWPFRPVVGAHAHKHADGVTLTGLEGVRGVWRRVGGLIARRPRVTWIVSFVLLVACALGLTQLKANGVQQTDVILSQSDAVDGQAVVAKHFDAGSGSPVLIVAPESQGEAVLTATEKTDGIASAAFFTGGGRPQPGATPEPVVKDGHVLIQATLASEPDSAEAEKVVKGLRESLSTDGSVLVGGVTAIALDTNETAQSDLIKIIPIVLAVILLILMLLLRSIVAPVILIGSVVLSYAAALGVSALVFNHIFGFPGADAAVPLFGFVFLVALGVDYNIFLMTRVREESLRIGTRPGILRGLGLTGSVITSAGIVLAATFAALAVIPILFLVQIAFIVAFGVLLDTVVVRSLLVPAVSYDIGRTIWWPSKLARSKMHSEKAEVSS from the coding sequence GTGTCGAAGGAAGCTCCCGACCGGACGGCCGCTCCCCGCGTTCCCGCCCGCTGGCTGCGGATCGTCGTGCCGACGGTCCTGGTGTTGATCTGGCTGGTGCTCGCCGGAATCGGCGGCCCCACCTTCGGCAAGCTCTCCGGGGTCTCCAGCAACGACCAGGCCGCATTCCTCCCGGCCAGCGCCGAATCGACCGAGGTGCAGGACTGGCAGAAGCGGTTCACCGACTCCGGGTCCATCCCGGCGATCGTCGTCGTGGAAGCCGATGAGAGCATCCCGAAGAGCGAGCTGGGCACGACCTACGCCGACCTCGGTGCGAAGCTCGGAGCGGTCGACGGCGTCGAGGCGCCGCCCGAGGGGCAGACCACCAGCGTCGCGGGGCCCATCCCGTCGGAGGACGGGCGCGCGGTCGAGTACATCGTGCCGATCTCCGACTCGGACGAGCTCAAGACCGTCGTCGCGGATCTCCGCGCTGCGGCCGACGACGCCGTGCCCGACGGCGCCCGGGTGTGGGTGACGGGCCCGGCCGGGCTCACCGCGGACCTGGTCAACGCGTTCGGAGGCATCGACGGCATCCTGCTGCTCGTCGCCGTCGCGGCCGTGTTCCTGATCCTGCTGCTGGTCTACCGTGCCCTGCTGCTGCCGTTCCTGGTGCTGCTGACCTCGGTGTTCGCCCTGTGCGCGGCGATCCTCATCGTCTACCTCTTCGCGCTCTGGGGATGGATCAAGCTCTCCGGGCAGAGTCAGGGGATCCTGTCGATCCTGGTGATCGGTGCCGCGACCGACTACTCGCTGCTGCTCGTCTCGCGCTACCGGGAGGCGCTCGAGGTCGAGGAGTCGCGCTGGGTGGCGATCCTGCGGGCCTGGAAGGCCTCGTTCGAGCCGATCGTCGCCTCCGGCGCCACCGTCATCCTGGCCCTGCTGTGCCTGCTGTTCTCGGACCTGAACTCGAACAAGAGCCTGGGCCCGATCGCCGCGATCGGCATCGTGTTCTCGCTGTTCTCGGCGCTGACCCTGCTTCCCGCTCTCCTCGCCGTGTTCGGCCGGTCGGCATTCTGGCCGTTCCGTCCGGTCGTCGGGGCTCACGCGCACAAGCATGCCGACGGCGTGACCCTCACCGGGCTCGAGGGGGTGCGGGGCGTCTGGCGACGCGTCGGGGGTCTGATCGCCCGCCGGCCCCGGGTCACCTGGATCGTGTCGTTCGTCCTGCTCGTCGCGTGCGCTCTGGGGCTGACCCAGCTCAAGGCGAACGGCGTGCAGCAGACCGACGTGATCCTGTCGCAGTCCGACGCCGTCGACGGGCAGGCGGTGGTCGCAAAGCACTTCGACGCGGGCTCGGGATCGCCGGTGCTCATCGTCGCACCCGAGAGCCAGGGGGAGGCGGTGCTCACGGCGACCGAGAAGACGGACGGCATCGCTTCCGCCGCCTTCTTCACCGGCGGCGGACGCCCCCAGCCCGGTGCGACCCCGGAGCCGGTGGTCAAGGACGGCCATGTGCTGATCCAGGCGACCCTCGCCTCCGAGCCTGACTCGGCCGAGGCGGAGAAGGTGGTGAAGGGGCTCCGCGAATCGCTCTCCACCGACGGCTCCGTGCTGGTCGGCGGCGTGACCGCCATCGCGCTCGACACGAACGAGACCGCGCAGAGCGACCTGATCAAGATCATCCCGATCGTGCTTGCCGTGATCCTCCTCATCCTGATGCTGCTGCTCCGGTCGATCGTCGCGCCGGTGATCCTGATCGGCAGCGTCGTGCTGTCGTACGCGGCGGCGCTCGGCGTCTCGGCCCTCGTCTTCAACCACATCTTCGGGTTCCCCGGGGCGGATGCGGCGGTGCCGTTGTTCGGGTTCGTCTTCCTCGTCGCGCTCGGCGTCGACTACAACATCTTCCTGATGACCCGCGTGCGGGAGGAATCGCTGCGCATCGGCACCCGGCCCGGCATCCTGCGCGGTCTGGGACTGACCGGAAGCGTGATCACCTCGGCCGGGATCGTGCTGGCGGCGACCTTCGCGGCGCTCGCCGTCATCCCGATCCTGTTCCTGGTGCAGATCGCCTTCATCGTCGCGTTCGGGGTGCTCCTCGACACCGTCGTCGTGCGGTCGCTTCTGGTGCCGGCGGTGTCGTACGACATCGGCCGCACCATCTGGTGGCCGTCGAAGCTGGCGCGTAGCAAGATGCATAGCGAAAAGGCCGAAGTCTCGTCCTGA
- a CDS encoding D-alanyl-D-alanine carboxypeptidase/D-alanyl-D-alanine-endopeptidase, which translates to MHESDEPVTGPDPSTPPTSPTPSADSAADSEPPATAGSGRRAAVRPAKASGFSGVAAGVLSAIRKHPKTWMAAAAAVVFLLLGTGSVALGATIGSPAAAAGRTSTATPTPTRTSTPTPTPTVDPERPVPANQAAATRIRTCSVAGLAGDRRLGNLEAQVVNAKTGQALFDRNGTKAGPTASVLKTLTSAAALATLGPDYRVSTTVVAGSTPGQVVIVGGGDVTLSRLPDGQASFYTGAPKIQDLANQVKQAMGGQQITSIVVDASLFGAPFWQPSWDEREERVVEGSTPYMTALMVDGDRDDPTAVESPRSTDPVGRAVQYFQQYLGTNVGVSQGVATAGARQLGVVQSQPVTTLIDQAMRVSDNTIMEELARLVAIKNGAGNTFDALNAGVLAGLKGYGIDTAGIHIADGSGLSGDNAVPPSYLTQLFIKVLNRQNGLGVVYDSLPVAGKSGTLGPGYNRFTGANSAARGAVLAKTGWIDNGYTLSGIINAADGTPLTFAVFALGPVSDNAKQAIDTLVTGFYKCGDNLSNG; encoded by the coding sequence ATGCACGAATCGGATGAGCCGGTCACCGGACCCGACCCGTCGACACCCCCGACCTCTCCCACTCCGTCCGCCGACTCCGCAGCCGACTCGGAGCCGCCCGCGACCGCGGGCTCCGGACGTCGCGCCGCGGTGCGCCCGGCGAAGGCGTCCGGTTTCTCGGGCGTCGCCGCGGGCGTCCTCTCGGCGATCCGGAAGCACCCGAAGACGTGGATGGCCGCAGCGGCCGCCGTCGTCTTCCTGCTGCTCGGAACCGGCAGCGTCGCTCTCGGTGCCACGATCGGCTCGCCGGCCGCAGCGGCCGGGCGGACTTCCACGGCGACCCCGACGCCGACGCGCACCTCCACGCCGACCCCGACGCCGACCGTCGACCCCGAGCGTCCCGTTCCCGCGAACCAGGCGGCGGCGACACGCATCCGCACCTGCTCGGTCGCCGGGCTCGCGGGCGACCGCCGGCTCGGCAACCTCGAGGCGCAGGTCGTCAACGCGAAGACGGGCCAGGCGTTGTTCGACCGCAACGGGACGAAGGCCGGACCGACGGCATCCGTGCTCAAGACGCTCACCTCGGCGGCCGCCCTGGCCACCCTCGGACCGGACTATCGGGTCTCCACCACCGTCGTGGCCGGCAGCACGCCAGGACAGGTCGTCATCGTCGGCGGCGGGGATGTGACGCTCTCGCGGCTTCCCGACGGCCAGGCGTCCTTCTACACCGGCGCGCCCAAGATCCAGGACCTCGCAAACCAGGTCAAGCAGGCGATGGGCGGCCAGCAGATCACCTCGATCGTCGTCGACGCCTCGCTCTTCGGCGCGCCGTTCTGGCAGCCGAGCTGGGACGAGCGCGAGGAGCGCGTCGTCGAGGGGTCGACTCCGTACATGACCGCCCTCATGGTCGACGGCGACCGCGACGACCCGACCGCGGTCGAGTCGCCGCGCAGCACCGATCCGGTGGGCCGGGCGGTGCAGTACTTCCAGCAGTACCTGGGCACCAACGTCGGCGTCAGTCAGGGCGTCGCAACCGCCGGCGCCCGCCAGCTGGGCGTCGTCCAGTCGCAGCCGGTCACCACGCTGATCGACCAGGCGATGCGCGTCTCCGACAACACGATCATGGAGGAGCTCGCCCGGCTCGTGGCCATCAAGAACGGCGCGGGCAACACCTTCGACGCCCTCAACGCCGGTGTGCTCGCCGGGCTCAAGGGCTACGGGATCGACACCGCGGGCATCCACATCGCCGACGGCTCCGGACTCAGTGGAGACAACGCGGTTCCCCCGTCGTACCTGACGCAGCTGTTCATCAAGGTCCTGAACCGTCAGAACGGACTCGGCGTCGTCTACGACAGCCTGCCGGTGGCCGGTAAGTCGGGAACGCTCGGGCCGGGTTACAACCGGTTCACCGGCGCCAACTCGGCTGCCCGCGGCGCCGTCCTGGCGAAGACCGGCTGGATCGACAACGGGTACACGCTGTCCGGCATCATCAACGCGGCCGACGGCACGCCCTTGACGTTCGCCGTCTTCGCGCTCGGACCGGTCAGCGACAACGCGAAACAGGCGATCGACACGCTCGTCACCGGGTTCTACAAGTGCGGTGACAACCTCTCCAACGGCTGA
- a CDS encoding isochorismatase family protein, with protein sequence MGKALFIVDVQNDFTEGGALGVAGGAAVAEGVTAFLREHADDYAVIVASRDWHDADNDNGGHFATDDEPDFVESWPPHCVAGTPGADYHAAFDTSRVTFHVLKGQGVPAYSLFEGRTESGATVHEILDERGIHTIDVAGIATDYCVRASALDALAHGQHVRVLTSLVAGVAEASSQAALAELAHAGAELVD encoded by the coding sequence ATGGGCAAGGCGCTCTTCATCGTCGACGTGCAGAACGACTTCACCGAGGGCGGGGCGCTCGGCGTCGCGGGAGGGGCGGCGGTCGCGGAAGGCGTCACGGCGTTCCTCCGCGAGCACGCCGACGACTACGCGGTGATCGTCGCCAGCCGCGACTGGCACGACGCCGACAACGACAACGGCGGCCACTTCGCGACGGACGACGAGCCGGACTTCGTGGAGAGCTGGCCGCCGCACTGCGTCGCGGGCACGCCCGGGGCCGACTACCACGCGGCGTTCGACACGTCGCGGGTCACGTTCCACGTCCTCAAAGGGCAGGGCGTCCCGGCGTACTCGCTGTTCGAGGGCAGGACGGAATCGGGCGCGACGGTGCACGAGATCCTGGACGAGCGGGGCATCCACACCATCGACGTGGCGGGGATCGCGACCGACTACTGCGTCCGGGCGTCCGCCCTCGACGCGCTGGCGCACGGTCAGCACGTCCGCGTGCTGACGTCCCTGGTGGCCGGAGTCGCTGAGGCGAGCTCGCAGGCGGCGCTCGCCGAACTCGCGCACGCCGGTGCCGAACTGGTGGACTGA